A part of Magnetospirillum sp. ME-1 genomic DNA contains:
- a CDS encoding lysophospholipid acyltransferase family protein yields the protein MTLVRSALFIVFTWVWTLVLSLLYLPLLMLPRKAMLPAVKLWLGGMLGALRVLAGLSWELRGAENLPSGPFIVASKHQSAFETFVFHLLLGDPAYILKRELLWIPFFGWYLGKAGVIAIDRSAGTKALKAMVKGAEEAAAKGRPVIIFPEGTRAAPGAKLPYHTGVAMLYGALKVPVVPIALNSGLFWRRRGFAKKPGTLTLEALPPIAPGMDRKAFMAELENRIETATDRLVAEARERQPGL from the coding sequence GTGACCCTCGTTCGCTCCGCCCTGTTCATCGTCTTCACCTGGGTCTGGACCCTGGTCCTGTCCCTTCTCTACCTGCCGCTGCTGATGCTGCCGCGCAAGGCCATGCTGCCGGCGGTGAAACTGTGGCTGGGCGGCATGCTGGGCGCGCTGCGCGTCCTGGCCGGGCTGTCGTGGGAGCTGCGGGGTGCCGAGAACCTGCCTTCGGGGCCGTTCATCGTCGCCTCCAAGCACCAGTCGGCCTTCGAGACCTTCGTCTTCCACCTGCTGCTGGGCGACCCGGCCTACATCCTCAAGCGCGAGCTCTTGTGGATACCTTTCTTCGGCTGGTACCTGGGCAAGGCCGGGGTGATCGCCATCGACCGCTCGGCCGGCACCAAGGCGCTGAAGGCCATGGTCAAGGGCGCCGAGGAAGCCGCCGCCAAAGGCCGCCCGGTGATCATCTTCCCCGAAGGCACCCGCGCCGCACCCGGCGCCAAGCTCCCCTATCACACCGGCGTGGCCATGCTGTACGGGGCGCTGAAGGTGCCGGTGGTGCCTATCGCCTTGAATTCCGGGCTTTTCTGGCGCCGGCGCGGCTTCGCCAAGAAGCCCGGCACCCTGACGCTGGAAGCGCTTCCCCCCATCGCCCCGGGCATGGACCGCAAGGCCTTCATGGCCGAGCTGGAGAACCGTATCGAAACCGCAACGGACCGGCTGGTGGCCGAGGCCCGAGAGCGCCAGCCCGGCCTGTAG
- a CDS encoding adenosylcobalamin-dependent ribonucleoside-diphosphate reductase, with protein MTQVAPISQQIWDMKYRLKSADGTALDGAIEDTWRRVARSLAATEADSALWEQRFFEAMEDFKFLPAGRIISGAGTDRKVTLFNCFVMGDIPDDMSGIFEHLKEAALTMQQGGGIGYDFSTLRPKGAPVKGVGADASGPLSFMDVWDAMCRTIMSAGSRRGAMMATMRCDHPDIEAFIDAKREAGRLRMFNLSVLVTDDFMRAVKEDSSWELTFKGVTYKSLPARELWNKIMRATYAYAEPGVIFIDRINRLNNLSYCEEIHATNPCGEQPLPAYGVCLLGSVNLARLVERPFEDGARLDLARLDSLVRVAVRMMDNVIDVSNFPLEQHRHEAQSKRRIGLGVTGLADALILCGARYGGAQAIRLTEAWMAAIRRSAYLASAELAKEKGSFPLYDAEKYLAGETIQSLDADVIEAIRAHGIRNALLTSIAPTGTISLFADNVSSGLEPVFAFSYTRGVLQKDGTRKEEEVSDYAYRLFRRLRGENAPLPSYFVDAMSLTPGDHVVMQAAIQKYIDSSISKTINVPEDISFEAFKDVYTQAYDLGCKGCTTYRPNDVTGSVLEAPKKEPKPEANPAEPELPLEKTRVRHSDPFEAGGVVHLTQPLDRPEALPGSTFKVRWPDSDHAMYITVNDVIQDGRRRPFEVFINSKNMEHFAWTVALTRMISAVFRRGGDVSFVVEELKAVFDPRGGQWVGGRYVPSLLAAIGEVIERHMIAIGFLPDPKAAREPVEAREEKKVVNLGDSRLRHCPKCNQPALLRSEGCDTCTSCGYSKCG; from the coding sequence ATGACGCAGGTAGCCCCCATTTCCCAGCAGATCTGGGACATGAAGTATCGCTTGAAATCCGCCGACGGCACGGCGCTGGACGGCGCCATCGAGGACACCTGGCGCCGGGTGGCGCGCTCGCTGGCCGCCACCGAGGCCGATTCCGCCCTGTGGGAACAGCGCTTCTTCGAGGCCATGGAGGATTTCAAATTCCTGCCGGCCGGACGGATCATCTCGGGCGCCGGCACCGACCGCAAGGTGACGCTGTTCAACTGCTTCGTCATGGGCGACATCCCCGACGACATGAGCGGCATCTTCGAGCACCTGAAGGAAGCCGCGCTGACCATGCAGCAGGGCGGCGGTATCGGCTACGACTTCTCGACGCTGCGTCCCAAGGGCGCCCCGGTCAAGGGGGTGGGCGCCGACGCCTCGGGGCCGCTGTCCTTCATGGATGTGTGGGACGCCATGTGCCGCACCATCATGAGCGCCGGCTCGCGCCGTGGCGCCATGATGGCCACCATGCGCTGCGACCACCCCGACATCGAGGCCTTCATCGACGCCAAGCGCGAGGCGGGCCGGTTGCGCATGTTCAATCTGTCGGTGCTGGTCACCGACGATTTCATGCGGGCGGTGAAGGAAGACAGCTCCTGGGAACTGACCTTCAAGGGCGTCACCTATAAAAGCCTGCCGGCGCGCGAGCTGTGGAACAAGATCATGCGCGCCACCTACGCCTATGCCGAGCCGGGCGTGATCTTCATCGACCGCATCAACCGGCTGAACAACCTCTCCTACTGCGAGGAGATCCACGCCACCAACCCCTGCGGCGAGCAGCCGCTGCCCGCCTATGGCGTCTGCCTCCTGGGTTCGGTCAACCTGGCCCGGCTGGTGGAGCGTCCGTTCGAGGACGGGGCGAGGCTTGACCTCGCCCGGCTGGATTCCCTGGTGCGCGTCGCGGTGCGCATGATGGACAACGTCATCGACGTGTCCAACTTCCCGCTGGAACAGCACCGCCACGAAGCCCAGTCCAAGCGCCGCATCGGTCTCGGCGTCACCGGGCTGGCCGATGCCCTGATTCTCTGCGGGGCGCGTTATGGCGGGGCCCAGGCCATCCGCCTGACCGAGGCCTGGATGGCGGCCATCCGCCGCTCGGCCTATCTCGCCTCGGCCGAGCTGGCCAAGGAAAAGGGCAGCTTCCCCCTTTACGACGCGGAAAAGTACCTGGCGGGCGAAACCATCCAGTCCCTGGATGCCGACGTCATCGAGGCCATCCGCGCCCACGGCATCCGCAACGCCCTGCTCACCTCCATCGCGCCCACCGGGACTATTTCCCTGTTCGCCGACAACGTCTCGTCGGGGCTCGAGCCGGTCTTCGCCTTCAGCTATACCCGCGGCGTGCTGCAAAAGGACGGCACCCGCAAGGAGGAAGAGGTCAGCGACTACGCCTACCGCCTGTTCCGCCGCCTGCGCGGCGAGAACGCGCCCCTGCCCTCCTATTTCGTCGATGCCATGAGCCTGACGCCGGGCGACCACGTGGTGATGCAGGCGGCCATCCAGAAATACATCGATTCCTCCATCTCCAAGACCATCAACGTGCCGGAGGACATTTCCTTCGAGGCGTTCAAGGACGTCTACACCCAGGCCTACGATCTGGGCTGCAAGGGCTGCACCACCTACCGCCCCAACGACGTCACCGGCTCGGTGCTGGAGGCGCCCAAGAAGGAGCCCAAACCCGAGGCCAATCCGGCCGAGCCCGAACTGCCCCTGGAAAAGACCCGGGTGCGGCATTCCGACCCCTTCGAGGCGGGCGGCGTAGTTCACCTGACCCAGCCGCTGGACCGGCCCGAGGCCCTGCCCGGCTCCACCTTCAAGGTGCGCTGGCCGGATTCCGACCACGCCATGTACATCACCGTCAACGACGTGATCCAGGACGGACGGCGCCGGCCCTTCGAGGTGTTCATCAATTCCAAGAACATGGAGCACTTCGCCTGGACGGTGGCGCTGACCCGCATGATCTCGGCGGTGTTCCGCCGCGGCGGCGACGTGTCCTTCGTGGTCGAGGAGCTGAAGGCGGTGTTCGATCCCCGGGGCGGGCAATGGGTGGGCGGGCGCTACGTGCCTTCGCTGCTGGCCGCCATCGGCGAGGTGATCGAGCGCCACATGATCGCCATCGGCTTCCTGCCCGACCCCAAGGCGGCCCGCGAACCCGTCGAGGCCCGCGAGGAAAAGAAGGTGGTCAACCTGGGCGATTCCCGCCTGCGCCACTGCCCCAAATGCAACCAGCCCGCCTTGCTGCGCTCGGAAGGCTGCGACACCTGCACGTCGTGCGGCTATTCCAAGTGCGGCTGA
- a CDS encoding RNA-binding S4 domain-containing protein: MDATAQRLDKWLFFCRFFKSRALAANVVESGGVRLNGQSVAKPAHAVKPGDRVSFPAGPYIRTVEMLAPGTRRGPVPEAQGLYRDLGKERMPEE; encoded by the coding sequence TTGGACGCCACCGCCCAGCGCCTGGACAAGTGGCTGTTTTTCTGCCGCTTTTTCAAGTCGCGGGCGCTGGCTGCGAACGTGGTTGAGAGCGGCGGGGTGCGCCTCAACGGCCAATCCGTCGCCAAGCCCGCCCACGCGGTCAAGCCCGGCGACCGGGTATCCTTTCCCGCCGGCCCCTATATCCGCACCGTCGAAATGCTGGCCCCGGGCACACGGCGCGGCCCGGTGCCGGAGGCCCAGGGGCTCTATCGCGACCTGGGCAAGGAACGGATGCCGGAGGAATAG
- a CDS encoding pyridoxal-phosphate-dependent aminotransferase family protein, with protein sequence MSNLPVASFQPPSRILMGPGPSDVHARVLAAQARPTIGHLDPAFVTMMDELKGLLQAAFRTGNEMTFAVSGPGSAGMEACFVNLIEPGDTVVVCVNGVFGGRMKENVERCGARAVVVEDAWGTPVDPAKVEAALTANPGTKALAFVHAETSTGVESDAAQLCALAHAHGALAMVDAVTSLGGIPVLVDLWGADAVYSGSQKCLSAPPGLSPVTFSPRAVETLKARKTKVQSWFLDLTLLTAYWGGGAKRTYHHTAPVNALYGLHESLVMLHEEGLEASWARHRAMHEALKAGLEAMGLGLLVAEKSRLPQLNAVTVPDGVDEAAVRAQLLSRFGLEIGAGLGALAGKVWRIGLMGQSATPRHVMACLMALESVLGGKVPQGAGPAAASKALFG encoded by the coding sequence ATGAGCAACCTGCCCGTCGCCTCGTTCCAGCCGCCCTCGCGCATCCTGATGGGGCCCGGTCCCTCGGACGTCCACGCCAGGGTGCTGGCCGCCCAGGCGCGGCCCACCATCGGCCATCTGGACCCGGCCTTCGTCACCATGATGGACGAGCTGAAGGGCCTGCTGCAGGCCGCCTTCCGCACCGGTAACGAAATGACCTTCGCCGTCTCCGGCCCCGGCTCGGCCGGCATGGAGGCCTGCTTCGTCAACCTGATCGAGCCCGGCGACACCGTGGTGGTCTGCGTCAACGGCGTGTTCGGCGGCCGCATGAAGGAGAACGTGGAACGCTGCGGCGCACGCGCCGTGGTGGTCGAGGATGCCTGGGGCACCCCCGTGGACCCGGCCAAGGTGGAGGCGGCCCTGACGGCCAACCCAGGCACCAAGGCCCTGGCCTTCGTCCATGCCGAGACCTCCACCGGCGTGGAATCCGACGCCGCCCAGCTCTGCGCCCTGGCCCATGCCCACGGCGCCCTGGCCATGGTCGATGCCGTCACCTCGCTGGGCGGCATTCCGGTGCTGGTGGACCTTTGGGGGGCGGACGCCGTCTATTCCGGCAGCCAGAAATGCCTGTCCGCCCCGCCCGGCCTGTCGCCGGTGACCTTCTCGCCCCGCGCCGTCGAGACGCTGAAGGCCCGCAAGACCAAGGTGCAGAGCTGGTTCCTCGACCTTACCCTGCTCACCGCCTATTGGGGCGGCGGCGCCAAGAGGACGTATCACCACACCGCCCCGGTCAACGCGCTCTACGGTCTGCACGAATCCCTGGTCATGCTGCACGAGGAAGGCCTCGAAGCCTCCTGGGCGCGCCACCGCGCCATGCACGAGGCGCTGAAAGCCGGGCTGGAAGCCATGGGCCTGGGCCTGCTTGTGGCGGAAAAATCCCGTCTGCCCCAGCTCAACGCCGTCACCGTGCCCGACGGCGTGGACGAGGCCGCCGTGCGCGCCCAATTACTGTCCCGCTTCGGCCTGGAGATCGGCGCCGGCCTCGGTGCCCTGGCCGGCAAGGTCTGGCGCATCGGCCTGATGGGCCAAAGCGCCACGCCCAGGCACGTCATGGCCTGCCTCATGGCCCTGGAAAGCGTGCTGGGCGGCAAGGTTCCGCAAGGCGCCGGTCCGGCGGCGGCGTCGAAGGCGCTGTTCGGGTAG
- a CDS encoding DUF2125 domain-containing protein, translating into MSIRLRLAGLAAAALVLAGAGAYTAYWFHVAGQLRKGVEDFAAARRADGWRLDFAPPATFGFPGTIGLDLGTFGLATPSGLEWRSDRVRLIVPALDPLGPGLDLGSSHQLSLSDGWRGIVTATGANVRLRVDGDGDLHAFTFEAGRPVLEQAGAGPLSAERLAITYEWLNPPDPGHEKPSARFTLEGHAVDMPLPADLPLHRRLEAVRVEGRIMGTIPETAPLSALAAWSNAGGNVELDRLAVEWGALSLEGDGTFAFDPALQPLIATTARIRGWNEIIKRLTEARLMEPGMASAAEMLLAILARPDPQGRPTLTLALTLQDGALYAGQVKLLTLPPLPLIPPGSGAPPS; encoded by the coding sequence ATGTCCATCCGTTTGCGTCTTGCCGGTTTGGCCGCCGCCGCCCTGGTCCTGGCCGGGGCCGGCGCCTACACCGCCTATTGGTTCCACGTGGCGGGGCAGTTGCGCAAGGGGGTCGAGGACTTCGCGGCCGCCCGGCGCGCCGATGGCTGGCGCCTGGACTTCGCGCCGCCCGCCACTTTCGGCTTTCCCGGCACCATCGGCCTTGATCTCGGCACCTTCGGGCTCGCCACGCCGTCCGGCCTGGAATGGCGCAGCGACCGGGTGCGCCTGATCGTGCCCGCCCTCGATCCCCTCGGCCCCGGCCTGGACCTGGGCTCCAGCCATCAGCTGTCCTTAAGCGACGGGTGGCGGGGCATCGTCACCGCCACCGGGGCCAATGTACGCCTGCGGGTGGACGGCGACGGCGACCTGCACGCCTTCACCTTCGAGGCGGGAAGGCCGGTGCTGGAGCAGGCGGGTGCCGGGCCGCTGTCGGCCGAGCGTCTGGCCATCACCTATGAATGGCTCAACCCGCCCGATCCCGGCCACGAGAAGCCCTCGGCCCGCTTCACCCTGGAGGGCCACGCCGTGGACATGCCCCTGCCCGCCGACCTGCCGCTTCATCGCCGGCTGGAGGCGGTGCGGGTGGAGGGCCGCATCATGGGCACCATTCCCGAGACGGCGCCGCTGTCCGCCCTGGCCGCCTGGAGCAATGCCGGCGGCAATGTGGAGCTGGACAGGCTGGCGGTGGAATGGGGGGCCTTGAGCCTGGAGGGCGACGGCACCTTCGCCTTCGACCCCGCCCTGCAGCCGCTGATCGCCACCACGGCCCGCATCCGCGGCTGGAACGAGATCATCAAGCGCCTGACCGAGGCCCGGCTGATGGAGCCGGGCATGGCCTCGGCCGCCGAGATGCTGCTGGCCATCCTGGCCCGTCCCGATCCCCAGGGCCGCCCGACGCTGACCCTGGCGCTGACCCTGCAGGACGGCGCCCTTTACGCCGGGCAGGTCAAGCTGCTGACCCTGCCGCCCCTGCCCCTCATTCCTCCCGGTTCCGGAGCCCCGCCATCATGA
- a CDS encoding gamma-glutamylcyclotransferase, with the protein MAGWRQGSDLWVFAYGSLMWNPDFGHAEARTAKLWGYHRAMCILSYQWRGTPQRPGLVMGLDRGGSCRGRAFRVAAPQVPEVMEQVYRREMPTGVYIPRFLPAVLDDGRRAEVWAFVARRDHPQYLGGAGPEQQAALIRQGHGQAGPCRDYLANTIAQMEMLGLGGESLRRLLLLVDGG; encoded by the coding sequence ATGGCGGGCTGGAGGCAAGGCAGCGACCTGTGGGTGTTCGCCTACGGCTCGCTGATGTGGAATCCCGATTTCGGCCACGCCGAGGCCCGGACCGCGAAATTGTGGGGCTATCACCGCGCCATGTGCATCCTGTCGTACCAGTGGCGCGGCACGCCCCAGCGCCCCGGCCTGGTCATGGGCCTGGACCGGGGCGGATCGTGCCGGGGCCGCGCCTTCCGGGTGGCCGCGCCCCAGGTGCCGGAGGTGATGGAACAGGTCTACCGCCGCGAGATGCCCACCGGAGTGTATATCCCCCGCTTCCTGCCGGCCGTCCTCGACGACGGGCGCCGCGCCGAAGTCTGGGCCTTCGTCGCCCGGCGCGACCACCCGCAATACCTGGGCGGCGCCGGCCCCGAGCAGCAGGCCGCCCTGATCCGCCAGGGCCACGGTCAGGCGGGACCCTGCCGCGACTACCTGGCCAACACCATCGCCCAGATGGAGATGCTGGGGCTGGGGGGCGAGAGCCTGAGGCGCCTGCTGCTTCTGGTGGATGGGGGCTAG
- the galU gene encoding UTP--glucose-1-phosphate uridylyltransferase GalU → MIRKAVLPVAGMGTRVLPATKVLPKELLPVVDKPLIQYAVEEAAEAGITEIVLVTARGKEMLADHFDRNAELERSLEAKGKAELLDIARSTCPKGVTITTVRQPAPLGLGHAVLCARPAVGDEPFAVLLPDDLILGQPGCLKQLVDVWTETKGHVIAVENVPADQVDRYGILDVIEEKGRLARARGLVEKPKPAEAPSTLSVIGRYVLDPSVFEALERRERGAGGEIQLTDAIARTLDRVSLHGARFKGTRYDCGNKAGYVAAIIDAALAHPETASAVLAHLEALTGRRVA, encoded by the coding sequence ATGATCCGCAAAGCCGTTCTGCCCGTTGCCGGCATGGGCACCCGCGTTCTGCCCGCCACCAAGGTGCTGCCCAAGGAATTGCTGCCGGTGGTGGACAAGCCGCTGATCCAGTACGCCGTCGAGGAAGCCGCCGAGGCGGGCATCACCGAGATCGTCCTGGTCACCGCCAGGGGTAAGGAGATGCTGGCCGACCATTTCGACCGCAACGCCGAGCTGGAGCGGTCGCTGGAGGCCAAGGGCAAGGCCGAGCTGCTGGACATCGCGCGCTCCACCTGCCCCAAGGGCGTGACCATCACTACCGTACGCCAGCCGGCCCCCCTGGGCCTGGGCCACGCCGTGCTGTGCGCCCGGCCCGCGGTGGGCGACGAGCCCTTCGCCGTGCTGCTGCCCGACGATCTGATCCTGGGCCAGCCCGGCTGCCTGAAGCAGCTGGTGGACGTGTGGACCGAGACGAAGGGTCACGTCATCGCCGTGGAGAACGTGCCCGCCGACCAGGTGGACCGCTACGGCATCCTGGACGTCATCGAGGAGAAGGGCCGCCTGGCCCGGGCCCGCGGCTTGGTGGAGAAGCCCAAGCCGGCCGAGGCGCCCTCGACGCTCTCGGTGATCGGCCGCTACGTCCTCGATCCCAGCGTGTTCGAAGCCCTCGAGCGCCGCGAGCGGGGCGCCGGCGGCGAGATCCAGCTGACCGACGCCATCGCGCGCACCCTGGACCGGGTGTCCTTGCACGGCGCCCGCTTCAAGGGCACCCGCTACGACTGCGGCAATAAGGCCGGCTATGTGGCGGCGATCATCGACGCCGCCCTGGCCCATCCGGAAACTGCCTCGGCCGTGCTTGCCCATCTCGAGGCTTTGACCGGGCGCCGCGTCGCCTGA
- a CDS encoding DNA/RNA non-specific endonuclease: MLGRVAIFRLSAAFFLLAATVPALAEPLACKGQGGVKELPYESSVPSGWDHDRFGTQPRSLMFSYGAFTASFETAAEHKAGSPYTGIPKWVSYEMRGLMGGDGTAIHPQGAKRPVKWYELEETAFLWKDQGLKPGIDTSYRGFATLWNRGHMAARNHANRISWQEGCNTHTFVNALPQFADMNQGDWLALENYAIAAANKFGRVWTIAGPVFEPEREIDTIGKEGTVPVAIPHALFKILVIERKGKVEARAFLFHQADEEERGRYRKCAGTPQSKYDLAAYSTSISALEKATGLSFLAHLPDAVRKAADSGSAGEPWPIEAKYWADRCGGDDDDDDV; the protein is encoded by the coding sequence ATGCTTGGTCGAGTCGCCATCTTTCGTCTTTCGGCTGCTTTCTTCTTGCTGGCCGCCACCGTTCCGGCTCTGGCCGAGCCATTGGCCTGCAAGGGCCAGGGCGGGGTCAAGGAGTTGCCCTACGAATCCTCGGTGCCGTCCGGCTGGGACCATGACCGCTTCGGGACGCAGCCGCGCAGCCTGATGTTCTCGTACGGCGCCTTCACCGCCTCGTTCGAGACCGCCGCCGAACACAAGGCCGGCTCGCCCTATACCGGCATTCCCAAATGGGTGTCCTACGAGATGCGCGGCCTGATGGGCGGCGACGGCACGGCCATCCACCCCCAGGGCGCCAAGCGCCCGGTGAAGTGGTACGAGCTGGAGGAGACCGCCTTCCTGTGGAAGGACCAGGGCCTGAAGCCGGGCATCGACACCTCGTACCGGGGATTCGCCACCTTGTGGAACCGCGGCCACATGGCGGCGCGCAACCACGCCAACCGCATTTCCTGGCAGGAAGGCTGCAATACCCACACCTTCGTCAACGCCCTGCCCCAGTTCGCCGACATGAACCAGGGCGATTGGCTGGCGCTGGAGAATTACGCCATCGCCGCCGCCAACAAGTTCGGGCGGGTGTGGACCATCGCCGGGCCGGTGTTCGAGCCCGAGCGCGAGATCGACACCATCGGCAAGGAAGGCACCGTGCCGGTGGCCATTCCCCACGCCCTGTTCAAGATCCTGGTGATCGAGCGCAAGGGCAAGGTCGAGGCCCGCGCCTTCCTGTTCCACCAGGCCGACGAGGAGGAGCGCGGCCGCTATCGCAAATGCGCCGGCACGCCCCAGTCAAAGTACGACCTGGCGGCCTATTCCACCTCCATCTCGGCGCTGGAGAAGGCGACGGGCCTTTCCTTCCTCGCCCACCTGCCCGATGCCGTCCGCAAGGCGGCGGATTCGGGTTCGGCCGGCGAGCCCTGGCCCATCGAGGCCAAATACTGGGCCGATCGCTGCGGCGGCGACGACGACGACGACGACGTGTAG
- a CDS encoding alpha-hydroxy acid oxidase translates to MSNAASIGDLARRAWWRLPGFAFGFLDGGSGEEGGLRRNRERLEAVILAPRACTGAKPETRASLFGRDYALPFGAAPVGMGNLLWPGADLMVARQAARLGFPVVASTVATTPLEDIAEAAGGNAWFQLYVSREERINRDLLARAWAAGIRELVVTVDVPVAGDRRRDLRNRFILPFKPGPRFALQVALAPFWALETLKSGSPGFPNLARYVGEVDGKTLAGFIQSQIKDDLTWDDVRALRDLWQGRMLVKGVMTAADAKSALEIGADGIWVSNHGGRQLDAAPASIDSLSSIRAALGKEAVVVMDGGIRSGEDVVRAGATGADFVFCGRAFYYGAAAAGEAGAARAADLLAVDLRRTLIQIGCPSWMALDEGWLWA, encoded by the coding sequence ATGAGCAACGCGGCGAGCATCGGTGATCTGGCCCGGCGGGCCTGGTGGCGGCTGCCCGGCTTCGCCTTCGGCTTCCTGGACGGCGGCTCGGGCGAGGAGGGGGGCCTGCGCCGCAACCGCGAGCGCCTGGAAGCGGTGATCCTGGCCCCCAGGGCCTGCACCGGGGCGAAGCCCGAGACGCGGGCCAGCCTGTTCGGCCGCGATTACGCCCTTCCCTTCGGCGCCGCGCCGGTGGGCATGGGCAACCTCTTATGGCCGGGCGCCGATCTGATGGTGGCGCGCCAGGCCGCCCGGCTGGGCTTTCCCGTGGTGGCCTCCACCGTCGCCACCACGCCGCTGGAGGACATCGCCGAGGCGGCGGGCGGCAACGCCTGGTTCCAGCTCTACGTCTCGCGCGAGGAGCGCATCAACCGCGACCTGCTGGCGCGGGCCTGGGCGGCGGGCATCCGCGAGCTGGTGGTCACCGTGGACGTGCCAGTGGCCGGCGACCGCCGCCGCGACCTACGCAACCGCTTCATCCTGCCGTTCAAGCCGGGGCCGCGCTTCGCCCTCCAGGTGGCCCTGGCGCCGTTCTGGGCGCTGGAAACCCTGAAATCCGGCTCGCCCGGCTTTCCCAATCTCGCCCGCTATGTGGGCGAGGTGGACGGCAAGACCCTGGCCGGCTTCATTCAGTCCCAGATCAAGGACGACCTCACCTGGGACGACGTCCGGGCCCTGCGCGACCTGTGGCAGGGCAGGATGCTGGTCAAGGGTGTGATGACCGCCGCCGACGCCAAATCCGCCCTGGAGATCGGCGCCGACGGCATCTGGGTCTCCAACCACGGCGGCCGCCAGTTGGATGCCGCCCCGGCGTCCATCGATTCGCTCAGTTCCATCCGCGCCGCGCTGGGCAAGGAGGCCGTGGTGGTCATGGACGGCGGCATCCGCTCGGGCGAGGACGTGGTGCGCGCCGGAGCCACGGGTGCCGATTTCGTGTTCTGCGGCCGCGCCTTCTATTACGGCGCGGCAGCCGCCGGCGAAGCGGGCGCGGCGCGGGCCGCCGACCTGCTGGCCGTCGACCTCCGGCGCACCCTCATTCAGATCGGTTGTCCGTCGTGGATGGCGCTGGATGAGGGGTGGTTGTGGGCGTAA
- the ddpX gene encoding D-alanyl-D-alanine dipeptidase codes for MHPLVPVTTEDFGVEILLAYATPDNFTGKPVYRPGAGCWLHGQAAPLLKKAVELARPLGLTLRILDAYRPSEAQWALWTHTPDPEFLADPRRGSTHSRGVAVDLDLLDAATGQALDMGTAFDAFTPLSHHAVTEVSVEAQRNRLLLLGLMNAAGWDFYANEWWHYQMHDAARFPLLSDTVLGMERMMGM; via the coding sequence ATGCATCCCCTGGTCCCCGTCACCACCGAAGACTTTGGCGTCGAGATTCTGCTGGCCTATGCCACCCCCGACAATTTCACCGGAAAGCCCGTCTACCGGCCGGGCGCGGGCTGTTGGCTGCACGGCCAAGCCGCGCCGCTGCTGAAGAAGGCGGTGGAACTGGCGCGGCCCCTGGGGCTCACCTTGCGCATCCTCGACGCCTACCGCCCGTCCGAGGCGCAATGGGCCCTGTGGACCCATACTCCCGATCCCGAATTCCTCGCCGATCCCCGCCGGGGCTCGACCCATTCGCGGGGCGTGGCGGTGGATCTCGACCTGCTGGACGCCGCCACCGGCCAAGCGCTGGACATGGGCACCGCCTTCGACGCCTTCACGCCGCTGTCCCACCACGCGGTGACCGAAGTCAGCGTCGAGGCGCAGCGCAACCGCCTTCTGCTGCTGGGCCTGATGAACGCCGCCGGCTGGGACTTCTATGCCAACGAGTGGTGGCACTACCAGATGCATGACGCCGCCCGCTTCCCCCTGCTGTCCGACACGGTGCTGGGAATGGAGCGGATGATGGGGATGTGA
- the tsaB gene encoding tRNA (adenosine(37)-N6)-threonylcarbamoyltransferase complex dimerization subunit type 1 TsaB, protein MKYSGAMIILAMDSSTSACSAALWSEGRVLAGRLSPMARGQSEALMPMVAGVMAEAGLSFADLGLLAVTVGPGAFTGLRIGLAAARGLALASGLPLAGVATPAAVAAGISGEERRGRNLLVVLESRRDEKWMQLFDSELNPLSDIRALPPSQAGELAAGPVLVAGDAAPLVQPHLPQGVVATAAGYPDAGVVAALAAHQWAQGRSLPPEPLYLRDADVTLPGQSAP, encoded by the coding sequence ATGAAGTATAGCGGCGCCATGATTATTCTCGCCATGGACAGTTCCACCTCCGCCTGCTCCGCCGCCCTGTGGTCAGAGGGACGCGTGCTGGCCGGGCGCCTGTCGCCCATGGCGCGCGGCCAGAGCGAGGCGCTGATGCCCATGGTCGCCGGGGTGATGGCCGAAGCCGGCCTGTCCTTCGCCGATCTCGGCCTGCTGGCGGTGACGGTGGGGCCGGGCGCCTTCACCGGCCTGCGCATCGGGCTGGCGGCGGCGCGCGGACTGGCCCTGGCCTCGGGCCTGCCCCTGGCCGGTGTGGCCACGCCGGCGGCGGTGGCCGCCGGGATTTCAGGTGAGGAACGGCGGGGGCGCAATCTGCTGGTCGTCCTCGAATCGCGGCGCGACGAGAAGTGGATGCAGCTGTTCGATTCCGAGCTCAACCCGCTGTCCGACATCCGGGCCCTGCCGCCGTCCCAGGCGGGCGAGCTGGCCGCCGGCCCGGTCCTGGTGGCCGGCGACGCCGCCCCCCTGGTCCAGCCCCATCTGCCCCAAGGCGTGGTCGCCACCGCGGCGGGCTATCCCGATGCCGGCGTGGTCGCCGCCCTGGCGGCGCACCAGTGGGCGCAGGGCCGGTCGCTGCCGCCCGAGCCCCTTTACCTGCGCGACGCCGACGTCACCCTGCCGGGGCAATCGGCGCCGTGA